The Lycium barbarum isolate Lr01 chromosome 9, ASM1917538v2, whole genome shotgun sequence genome has a segment encoding these proteins:
- the LOC132609040 gene encoding UDP-glycosyltransferase 75C1-like, whose product MYIKTTRKFYLNKHQRIMENLTNDCHVLLVTFPGQGHINPSLQFAKRLVNLGVKVTFSTSLSAFNRISKLPNIEGLSFAPFSDGYDGKFKGSMNEFDSFYSSLMSHGSEFVTQIIKSRVAEGHPFTRIIYTTIMAWVGVVAKSINVPSTFFWIQPATVLDIYYYCFTDYADYFKNCSQDQVVELPGLPRLSPRDFPSLVLSDVNSTYGWAVKSIIDQVELLNSEENPRVLVNTFDDLEHDALRALKNLTMVGIGPSIPSAFLDENDPFDKSFGADLIRSSEDYMEWLDKRTKDSVIYIAFGSYSEISSQLMEEIAQGLVKYGRPFLWVIREGQNGENPEENLTCKEELEKHGKIVRWCSQVEVLQHLSLGCFLTHCGWNSTLESVCSGVPVVACPLWTDQGCNAKLVQDVWKTGVRVNANKDGIVERDEFKRCIEIVMEDGEKRDELKKNAKKWKDLAKEAMKENGSSNLNLRAYVNEILLNHC is encoded by the coding sequence ATGTACATAAAAACTACCAGAAAATTCTATCTTAATAAACACCAAagaattatggaaaacttgacGAATGATTGCCATGTTCTTCTTGTAACATTTCCAGGTCAAGGTCATATTAATCCATCCCTTCAATTTGCCAAAAGATTAGTTAACTTAGGAGTTAAAGTCACTTTTTCCACTAGCCTATCAGCGTTTAATCGAATCTCCAAGCTTCCAAATATAGAAGGATTAAGCTTTGCTCCCTTTTCTGATGGCTATGATGGAAAATTTAAAGGATCAATGAATGAGTTCGATTCATTCTATTCTTCCCTGATGAGTCACGGGTCTGAATTCGTGACTCAAATCATAAAATCCAGGGTGGCCGAGGGCCACCCTTTCACGCGTATTATCTACACGACCATTATGGCATGGGTCGGTGTAGTGGCCAAGAGCATTAATGTCCCCTCGACATTTTTTTGGATCCAACCGGCCACGGTCTTGGACATTTACTATTATTGCTTCACTGACTATGCTGATTATTTCAAGAACTGTTCTCAGGATCAAGTAGTCGAGCTTCCAGGATTGCCTCGGCTAAGTCCTCGTGATTTTCCCTCATTAGTGCTCAGCGATGTGAATTCTACCTATGGTTGGGCAGTTAAATCTATCATAGACCAAGTTGAGTTATTGAACAGTGAAGAAAATCCAAGAGTACTTGTGAATACTTTTGATGATTTGGAACATGATGCTTTGAGGGCTTTGAAGAATTTAACTATGGTTGGAATTGGCCCTTCAATTCCTTCAGCTTTTCTTGATGAAAATGATCCTTTTGATAAGTCATTTGGAGCTGATTTGATACGAAGTTCGGAAGATTACATGGAGTGGTTGGACAAAAGGACTAAAGATTCAGTTATTTACATAGCATTTGGTAGTTACTCTGAAATATCAAGCCAATTGATGGAGGAGATAGCTCAAGGATTAGTAAAATATGGAAGGCCATTTTTGTGGGTGATTAGAGAAGGGCAAAATGGGGAAAATCCAGAGGAAAATTTGACTTGTAAAGAGGAATTAGAAAAACATGGGAAAATTGTGCGTTGGTGTTCACAGGTGGAAGTGTTACAGCACCTTTCTTTAGGCTGTTTCTTGACTCACTGTGGATGGAATTCGACTTTGGAGAGCGTGTGTTCTGGAGTGCCGGTTGTGGCGTGTCCGCTCTGGACCGATCAAGGTTGCAATGCTAAGCTCGTTCAAGATGTTTGGAAGACTGGGGTCAGAGTGAATGCCAATAAAGACGGTATCGTGGAACGAGATGAGTTCAAGAGGTGTATAGAGATCGTGATGGAAGATGGAGAGAAAAGGGACGAGCTTaagaagaatgccaagaaatggAAGGATTTGGCTAAGGAAGCTATGAAGGAAAATGGTTCATCAAATCTAAATCTCAGAGCTTATGTTAATGAGATTTTACTCAATCattgttaa